From Oreochromis niloticus isolate F11D_XX linkage group LG1, O_niloticus_UMD_NMBU, whole genome shotgun sequence, a single genomic window includes:
- the LOC109204169 gene encoding sterile alpha motif domain-containing protein 3, which yields MSETSSVSCGTSCSSGSQDTVILSSPEHLSQRLQRWPTSFSVPRFAYDTELLLASGNEAFKKDGTKLNFIPVLPDILEKLAETIFQYVAYPTSAQLADVAEALVRQHPCLKEPGSYGWQQRLKYKMGNYRSKLRGLGCPELDVNSLKRKQAHEKTPSKNLKKPRKAEVNYLPPNPQGETEESLEKERLQLLDEVKKRNNYRIISEKMAKTFSSRRQEVVNLAPPVSDFKSRWPALFDATQINDEFQRITTVNLETTFMAKLDQYSARIMSLASSKAGAAKIKIERIRNMLQESSVEIKREVAIRCLMVYLKEKEEDLFREQLDGEEQFPEEVVKIVVTRRAAVSLPAIAKIVIEGTAVLEDLDVPRACALMMGLIYALNLSYPKQVKNTLEVFQKVFLELDGLKASPRVMSLKCKLLL from the exons ATGTCAGAGACTTCCAGTGTGTCCTGTGGCACCAGTTGCTCATCTGGATCTCAGGATACAGTAATTCTTTCCTCACCTGAACATCTGAGTCAGCGTTTACAGCGCTGGCCTACCAGTTTTTCTGTTCCTCGCTTTGCTTATGACACTGAGCTTTTACTTGCTTCAGGAAATGAAGCTTTCAAAAAGGATGGAACTAAACTCAACTTTATTCCAGTTCTTCCAGATATCCTTGAGAAATTGGCTGAAACGATCTTTCAGTATGTTGCCTACCCAACATCTGCACAGTTAGCAGATGTAGCTGAAGCACTTGTTCGACAGCATCCATGCCTTAAAGAACCAGGATCCTATGGATGGCAACAAagactaaaatataaaatggGCAATTACAGAAGTAAACTCAGAGGGCTTGGGTGCCCTGAGCTGGATGTGAACTCTCtcaaaagaaagcaagcacATGAGAAGACACCTTCAAAGAATCTTAAAAAGCCAAGAAAGGCTGAGGTGAACTATTTGCCACCTAACCCACAAGGAGAAACAGAGGAAAGTTTGGAAAAGGAAAGATTGCAACTTCTTGATGAAGTGAAGAAGAGGAACAACTATCGGATCATCAGTGAAAAAATGGCCAAAACATTCTCGAGTCGCAGACAGGAAGTTGTTAATCTGGCACCACCTGTCAGTGACTTCAAAAGTAGATGGCCTGCACTTTTTGATGCAACACAG ataaatgACGAGTTCCAAAGGATCACCACTGTTAACTTGGAAACAACATTCATGGCAAAACTGGACCAGTATTCCGCAAGAATAATGTCCCTGGCCTCTTCAAAAGCAGGTGCTGCAAAAATTAAGATCGAGCGCATCAGGAACATGCTGCAAGAG AGTTCGGTGGAAATAAAGAGAGAGGTCGCAATCCGTTGCCTGATGGTGTAtctgaaagagaaagaagaggatctCTTCAGAGAACAGCTG GATGGTGAAGAACAGTTCCCAGAAGAAGTGGTAAAGATTGTAGTCACCAGACGTGCAGCAGTGTCTCTCCCAGCCATCGCTAAAATTGTGATTGAAGGAACAGCAGTCCTGGAAGACCTTGATGTGCCCAGAGCGTGTGCCTTAATGATGGGGCTTATATACGCTCTCAATCTGAGCTACCCAAAACAAGTAAAGAACACTCTAGAGGTATTCCAGAAGGTATTTCTGGAACTTGATGGGCTTAAAGCCAGTCCACGGGTAATGTCTCTTAAGTGCAAACTTCTGTTGTGA